The Streptomyces cyanogenus DNA segment GAGCTGGAGCGCCACGACCGAGTTCACACCGAGGCCGGCGGCGAGCGCGATCGGCACGTTGCCGATGACACCCATCAGCAGCGTGGTGAACGCGGCCGTCAGCGCGGTGGCCGTCACCAGCTGGCCGTTGTCCAGGTGGTGCCCGTACATGTCCTTCGCGCTGCCGAGGATGATCGGGTTCAGCACGATGATGTACGCCATCGCGAAGAAGGTGGCGAAACCGCCGCGCACCTCACGGGCGATGCTGCTGCCGCGCTCGGAGATCTTGAAGAAGCGGTCGAGGGCGCCGTAAGCGGGCGAACCCCCCGGCCTTTCGGGGGTGGGGGCCTTGGCGGGAGCCGAGGTGGACATGGAGGACCTCATCCCCAGCAGGGTTCCCCCGAGCCCTGTTGGAGTTTCATACGATCAGAAGCGGTCAAAGACAAACGGTTTCAGTATGAAGGTATGAGGGGAAGTTCGCTATCTCCGCGCGTAGACACGGGCGGCACATAAGCTGTGCCCATGGCTAAGTGGACCCCCAAGCACGAGGCGCCGGAGCCCCTGGAGGGGCCCGTGGTCGCCACGATCACCGGCGGCACGATCGTGTGGTTCGTCCTCTTCCTGGTCCAGCTCCCCTTCTACGGCTGGCTCCAGGACCACGGACACCTGTGGTGGCTGTGGACGTGCCTGGCCGGGGGCGGGCTGGGGCTGATCGGCGTCTGGTACGTGCGCAGGCGGGACGCCGCGCTGAAGCGGGCGGCGGCTTTGAAGGCGGCGTCGGCCGGATGAGTCCGGTCCCGTCGGCCGGCCGGGCCTGATCCGTCCGCCGCGGCTGGATCCGGTTCGTCGGCCGAATGGCGCGGTCCCGTCGGCTGAACAGCTCGGTCGGCTGGGCGGGTGGACGGCATCGCACGTAACGTCGACTGCATGAGCCATATAGACGCGGGCGCCGAACTCGACCCCGTCCACCCCGTGGCCCTGCCGGGGACCCGGCCGTCGGGGCTGACCGGTGCGGAAGTGGCGGAGCGGCGCTCGCGTGGCCAGGTCAACGACGTGCCCGTGCGCAGCAGCCGGTCGCTGGGACAGATCGTCCGGGCGAACGTCCTCACCCGGTTCAACGCCATCATCGGCGTGCTCTGGCTTGTCATGCTGTTCGTCGCGCCGATCCAGGACAGCCTCTTCGGCTTCGTGATCCTCGCCAACACCGGCATCGGCATCGTCCAGGAGTGGCGGGCCAAACAGACCCTGGACGCGCTCGCGGTGATCGGGGAGGCCCGGCCGACGGTCCGCCGGGACGGGGTGGCGACCGAGGTGGCCACCCATGAGATCGTCCTGGACGACCTCATGGAGATCGGGCCCGGGGACAAGATCGTCGTCGACGGGGTGTGCGCGGAGGCGGACGGGCTGGAGATCGACGAGTCGCTGCTCACCGGCGAGGCCGACCCCGTCGTCAAGCGCCCCGGCGACCGGGTGATGTCCGGCAGTTTCGTGGTCGCGGGCGGCGGCGCCTTCACGGTCGCCAAGGTCGGCCGCGAGGCCTACGCCGCCCGGCTCGCCGAGGAGGCCTCCCGCTTCACGCTCGTCCACTCCGAGCTGCGCACCGGCATCTCCACCATCCTCAAGTACGTCACCTGGATGATGGTCCCGGCAGCCCTCGGACTCGTCGTCACCCAGCTCGTCGTCAAGAACGACGACCTGAAGGACGCCGTGGCCCGCACGGTCGGCGGGATCGTGCCGATGGTCCCCGAGGGGCTGGTGCTGCTCACCTCCGTGGCCTTCGCGATCGGCGTCATCCGGCTCGGCCGCAAACAGTGCCTGGTGCAGGAGCTGCCGGCCATCGAGGGCCTGGCCCGCGTCGACACCGTCTGCCTGGACAAGACCGGCACGCTCACCGAGGGCGGCATGGACGTCAGCGAGCTGCGGCCGCTGGACGGGGCCGACGAGTCGTACGTCCGCAAGGTGCTCGGCGCGCTCGGCGAGTCCGACCCGCGCCCCAACGCCTCCCTCCAGGCGATCATCGACGCCTGTCCGGACAGCGAGGACTGGCGCTGCGTCGAGTCGCTCCCCTTCTCCTCCGCCCGCAAGTACAGCGCGGCCACGTTCAGCGAGGGCGACGGCGAGACCAGCACCTGGCTGCTGGGCGCTCCCGACGTCCTCCTCGCCGCCGACGACCCGGCCCTGGCCGAGACGGAGAACCTCAACGAGCAGGGGATGCGCGTGCTGCTGCTGGCCCGCGCCCGCCGCGACCTGGACGACTCCGAGCCGGCCCGGGGCGCCAGCCCCACCGCCCTGGTCGTCCTGGAACAGCGGTTGCGGCCCGACGCCTCCGCCACCCTGCGCTACTTCGCCGAGCAGAACGTCCACGCCAAGGTCATCTCCGGTGACAACGCGGTGTCGGTCGGCGCGGTCGCCGGGAAGCTGGGGCTGGACGGTACGGCGGTGGACGCGCGGCGGCTGCCCGCCGACCGGCCGGCGCTGGCGCGGGCCCTCGACGCGGGCACCGTCTTCGGGCGGGTCACCCCGCAGCAGAAGCGGGACATGGTCGGCGCGCTCCAGTCGCGCGGGCACACGGTCGCGATGACCGGGGACGGGGTGAACGACGTCCTCGCCCTGAAGGACGCGGACATCGGGGTCGCCATGGGCTCCGGTTCGGAGGCCACCCGGGCGGTGGCGCAGGTCGTCCTGCTGGACAACAGCTTCGCGACCCTGCCCTCGGTGGTCGCCGAGGGCCGCCGGGTGATCGGCAACATCACGCGCGTGGCGACACTGTTCCTGGTGAAGACGGTGTACTCGGTGCTGCTGGCGCTGCTGGTGGTGTGCTGGCAGGTCGAGTACCCGTTCCTGCCCCGGCACCTGACCATGCTCTCCACCCTGACCATCGGCGTCCCGGCCTTCTTCCTGGCCCTCGCGCCGAACACGGAGCGGGCCAGACCGCACTTCGTCCGCCGGGTGATGCGGTACGCGGTGCCGGGCGGGGTGCTGGCGGGCCTCGCGACCTTCGTCACGTACCTGCTCGCCCGCCACCACTACAGCGGTCCGGGCGCCCTGGAGGCGGAGACGAGCGCGGCCACCCTGACCCTGTTCCTGGTCTCCATGTGGATCCTGGCGATCATCGCCCGCCCCTACACCTGGTGGCGGGTGGCCCTGGTGGCCGCGATGGCCGTGGCCTTCCTGTTCGTCCTCGTGGTCCCCGCCCTGCAGGACTTCTTCGCCCTGAGACTGGTCGGGGTCGCGCTGCCGTGGACGGCGGTCGGCGTGGCGGTGGTGGCGGCGGCCGCCCTGGAGTACCTGTGGAGGTGGGTCGACCGCCGCTTCCCGGACTAGGTGCTACTGCACGTCGACGTAGTCACCCGCGGCGCTGACCGCCGGGGTGGTCGAGGTGCCCGCGAAGCTGAAGCGCCAGTAGCCGTCGTAGTTGGCGGTGGTGGTGGTCTTCAGGTTGCCGTACGAGTCCGTGTTCACGGTCTTGACCGTGGTGTACGTGGTCGTGCCCGCCTTCTTGAACTGGAGCGCGACCGGCTGGCCGGAGTAGCCGTGGTACTGGTGGTCCTCCCAGTTGGCGCGGGTCAGCTTGCCGGTCACCGTGAGGGTCTTGCCCTTGCCGACCGGCTCGGGGCCGGCGTTGACCGTGAGCTTGGAGTAGCGCTGCACCAGGGTGCTGCCGAGGCCGCTCTGGTCCTTGTAGCCGACCTTGCTGAGGTCGGGGTTGTTCTGGTCCTGGCCGTTGAAGGCGACGGCCTCGGCGGCCACGCCCCAGGAACCGGCCCAGGCGTTCTTCAGGTCTCCGTCGGCCGGGTAGATGTCGACGGTGCCCTTGCAGGTGGCCGTCGTCGCCGAGGTGGCGGTGCAGGTCGCCGGGTTGTCGCCGTACAGCTCGGCGGTCGCGGTGTCGTACGAGCCCTTGTAGAGGAAGGCGTCGCTGTAGAAGTCCTTCGCGGTGATGTCCACGTCGGCGCCGTGCGTCAGCGTGTACGAGTAGCTGGCGCTGACCATGTTGGTGGTGCCGACCTTGATCGCCTTGGCGATCGTGACGTTCGAGAAGCTGACGTTCAGCGTGTACGGCGTGCCCGAGTCTCCGGTGGCGTGTGCGGCCGGGACTGCGAGGGCGGAGAGGGCCAGGGCGCCGGAGACGGCGGCCACGGTGGCACGTATGCGCATTGCGTTCCCCTGGAGGGAGAAGTGATCGTGGAGTCGGTCGACTCACGCGATCAGATCCGCGAGACACACGAAGGGTTGTACCGCAAGACGCCTTCTCGGCCAGATTTGGTCTGGCCGTTACCTGTGCATGGCACAAGTGAGAGGGAGCGTTCCGGCCCCGGGAGCGGCACGCGCTCCCGGGGCCGGTCGGCTGCCGCCTACTTCACGTCGACGAAGTCACCGGCGGCGCTGACCGCGGAGGTGGTCGACGTGCCCGCGAAGGAGAAGCGGTAGGAGCCGTCGGCGGTGGCCTTGACCGTGGTCTTGAGGCGGCCCTTGGAGTCCGTCTTGACGGTCTTGACCGTGGTGTACGTGTTCGAGCCGTTCTTGCGGAACTGGAGCTTCACGGACTGGCCGGAGAAGCCGGCGTACGAGCCGCCGTTCCAGTTGGCGCGGGTCAGCGCGCCCGTGACGGTGAGGGTGCTGCCCTTCGCCACCGGCTCGGGGGAGGCGTCGGTCGTCAGCTTGGCCAGCCGCTGCGCCTGGAACGTCTTGGCGTTCTCCTTCTTGACGTAGTCGGTGTCCTTGCCCTGGGCGATCGCCCAGACCTTCCAGTTCCCGGCCACCTCGTTGATGAGGTTCTTCCGGGCCGTCAGCGTGTAGGTCGCCTTGCAGTTCGCCTTGGTGGCGCTGACCTTGGTGCAGACGGACCGCTTGTCGGCGGTGTTGGCGACGGCACCGCTGTCGGCGTGCTCGATGTCCTTGCCGTGGTACAGGATCGCCTGGGCCCAGGCGATGCCGGAGTTGTCGGTGGCGGTGAAGGAGACCGTGATGGTCTTGCTCCCGGTCGCGCCGACCACGACGGGCTTGCCGCCGTTGACCACGACGTCCGAGATCTTCGTGTCGCCGCGGTGGGCGTCCGCCGCCTGCGCGGCCGGAACGGCCAGAACGGACAGCGCCAGGGCGCCGAGGACGGCCGTACCAGCGACTCGCATACGCATGGGTGTGTGTCTCCCCGTGATCATGACGATGGTTACTCACCATCAGATCGACTGCACCCACCGGAGGTTGTACGAGATCTTCACTTTTCCTTCGACTGTGTGGGACGTCACCTCAGTCGAACCAGCGGTCCCGGGCCAACTCCTCCGTCCGCGAGGGGTCTTCCAGCAGCGCGGCCACCTCGAACCGGCGCGGCCACTGTCCCGCCGCCCACGCCAGCCCGGCGGCGACCCCCTCCAGGGTGGCCGCGTGCAGCACCCCGTCGTCGGTCAGCCGCCAGTCGATCTCCACGCCGTCCACGACCAGTTCCTCGTGCTCGACGTAGGTCCCGGGCGTCCGCGGTCCGAGCAGCACCCGCACGGCGTCCGGTACGTCGTGCTCGGTCCCCTCCGAGTGCACCTCGCCGGTGACGGACTCGCTCAGCCGCCGGACCTGGAACAGCTCGGCCAGCTCGGCGGCCCGCGCGGGCCGGACCGGCAGCAGCGGCACACCGGAGGTGAACGGCAGCAGATCCGGCGAGTCGACCACGACCGCCGCCCCGGCGTCCACGACCTCCACGCGCCCGTCGACCACGGCCCGCAGCTCGTCCGGCAGGGTCACCTGCTCGGGGTCCAGTTCCGCCAAGGCGCTGTACAGGCCGTGCAGTTGGGCGGGCGTGACCGGGCGGTCCGGGTCGGCGAGCCGGTCCAGCAGCTCGGCGGCCCCGCCGGGCTCGTCCAGCAGCGCGCCGACCGAGGTGCGCACGCCGAGGGCCCGCAGCACCTGCTCGTCCTCGAACCCGGTCGCGTCGGCCTCGTCGTACAGGCCGCGCAGCAGCGGGTCTCCGCCGGCGGCCAGCAGTCCGGTCGGGCGCCGCCCGTCGAGCACGGGGTGCCCGCGCAGCCACCACGCGGTGTACGGCCGTACGACCTCGTGGGTGCCGTCGGGGAGCAGGATCCGCACGGGCTGGGTGAGGGCGTCCCGCAGCGGCGGCCGGGCCAGCAGGGCGAGCGCCTCGGGCCAGTGGTCGTCGTCCACCAGGTCCAGGTCGCGGACGGCGACGAGTTCGGTGGCGACCGGTGGCACCGGGCTGTCCGGGAACCGGTCGAGGATGTCCTCGCACCACACGTCGACGGCGTCGAGCAGGCCGGCGTCGTCGGGTTCGGCATAGTCGCCGTCCCGGGGCTCCAGCTCGTCCGGGTCGAGGACGACGTCGGTGGCGCGGACCAGCGCGAAGTCGGCGAGCACCCCGCACGCGGCGAGCG contains these protein-coding regions:
- a CDS encoding HAD-IC family P-type ATPase, producing the protein MSHIDAGAELDPVHPVALPGTRPSGLTGAEVAERRSRGQVNDVPVRSSRSLGQIVRANVLTRFNAIIGVLWLVMLFVAPIQDSLFGFVILANTGIGIVQEWRAKQTLDALAVIGEARPTVRRDGVATEVATHEIVLDDLMEIGPGDKIVVDGVCAEADGLEIDESLLTGEADPVVKRPGDRVMSGSFVVAGGGAFTVAKVGREAYAARLAEEASRFTLVHSELRTGISTILKYVTWMMVPAALGLVVTQLVVKNDDLKDAVARTVGGIVPMVPEGLVLLTSVAFAIGVIRLGRKQCLVQELPAIEGLARVDTVCLDKTGTLTEGGMDVSELRPLDGADESYVRKVLGALGESDPRPNASLQAIIDACPDSEDWRCVESLPFSSARKYSAATFSEGDGETSTWLLGAPDVLLAADDPALAETENLNEQGMRVLLLARARRDLDDSEPARGASPTALVVLEQRLRPDASATLRYFAEQNVHAKVISGDNAVSVGAVAGKLGLDGTAVDARRLPADRPALARALDAGTVFGRVTPQQKRDMVGALQSRGHTVAMTGDGVNDVLALKDADIGVAMGSGSEATRAVAQVVLLDNSFATLPSVVAEGRRVIGNITRVATLFLVKTVYSVLLALLVVCWQVEYPFLPRHLTMLSTLTIGVPAFFLALAPNTERARPHFVRRVMRYAVPGGVLAGLATFVTYLLARHHYSGPGALEAETSAATLTLFLVSMWILAIIARPYTWWRVALVAAMAVAFLFVLVVPALQDFFALRLVGVALPWTAVGVAVVAAAALEYLWRWVDRRFPD
- a CDS encoding calcium-binding protein, translating into MRMRVAGTAVLGALALSVLAVPAAQAADAHRGDTKISDVVVNGGKPVVVGATGSKTITVSFTATDNSGIAWAQAILYHGKDIEHADSGAVANTADKRSVCTKVSATKANCKATYTLTARKNLINEVAGNWKVWAIAQGKDTDYVKKENAKTFQAQRLAKLTTDASPEPVAKGSTLTVTGALTRANWNGGSYAGFSGQSVKLQFRKNGSNTYTTVKTVKTDSKGRLKTTVKATADGSYRFSFAGTSTTSAVSAAGDFVDVK
- a CDS encoding DUF2530 domain-containing protein encodes the protein MAKWTPKHEAPEPLEGPVVATITGGTIVWFVLFLVQLPFYGWLQDHGHLWWLWTCLAGGGLGLIGVWYVRRRDAALKRAAALKAASAG